A DNA window from Labrys wisconsinensis contains the following coding sequences:
- a CDS encoding extracellular solute-binding protein, protein MRVDRPETSKSGGWARLRGWAALALAGMALMAATAAPAQQQEWRYAVSLLGDLKYPESFQHFAYVNPDAPKGGALRLSAYGSFDSLNIVPVRGQAAGSIALIYQTLMTGSLDEPFSQYGEIADGVKFPEDRSSVTYRLNPKARWDDGQPITPDDVVWSFSVQKENNPQYGYYYRDVAKAQATGEHEVTFTFDKAGNRELPLIVGQLTVLPKHWWTATGPDGKPRDVTKPTLEKPLGSGAYRVKSFEAGRSVTYERVKDWWAADLPTEKGQNNFDEIRYDYFLDPMVIRQAFKAGTVDFQLENIAREWMTGYDIPAVKDGRIVKQEFPDHSSGRMQAYMFNLRRDKFKDERVRRAFNLAFDFEEMNRTLFFGLYTRIDSYFAGLDLASSGLPEGKELEILEAVKDKVPPSVFTTPYQNPVNGTEEARRANLRDALRLLKEAGWEVKDRKLTNVATGEVMTAEFMLDDASYERLALAYKPALERLGIVVTIRTIDSAQYKARVDNRDFDIIMLSIAQSQSPGNEQRQYWGSAAADRVGSDNVMGIKDPGVDALIDRVIFSSSREDLVAATKALDRVLLAHNYVVPQYRSPTWRTLRWDRFSGPAVLPDRPTDGGLLSVWWYDAAKAAKSGAAK, encoded by the coding sequence ATGCGCGTGGACAGGCCTGAGACTTCGAAGAGCGGTGGTTGGGCGCGGCTGCGTGGCTGGGCCGCCCTGGCCCTCGCCGGCATGGCGCTCATGGCCGCGACCGCGGCGCCGGCCCAGCAGCAGGAGTGGCGCTATGCCGTGTCCCTGCTCGGAGACCTCAAATATCCCGAAAGCTTCCAGCATTTCGCCTACGTCAATCCCGATGCTCCCAAGGGCGGCGCGTTGCGGCTGTCGGCCTACGGCTCCTTCGACAGCCTCAACATCGTGCCGGTGCGCGGCCAGGCGGCGGGCAGCATCGCCCTGATCTATCAGACCCTGATGACCGGCTCCCTGGACGAGCCGTTCTCGCAATATGGCGAGATCGCCGACGGCGTGAAGTTCCCCGAGGACCGCTCCTCCGTCACCTACCGCCTCAATCCCAAGGCGCGCTGGGACGACGGCCAGCCGATCACGCCGGACGATGTGGTCTGGTCCTTCTCGGTCCAGAAGGAGAACAATCCGCAATACGGCTATTACTACAGGGACGTGGCCAAGGCGCAGGCCACCGGCGAGCACGAGGTCACCTTCACCTTCGACAAGGCCGGCAACCGCGAGTTGCCGCTGATCGTCGGCCAGCTGACGGTGCTGCCCAAGCACTGGTGGACCGCGACGGGGCCGGACGGCAAGCCGCGTGACGTCACCAAGCCGACGCTGGAAAAGCCGCTCGGCTCCGGCGCCTACCGCGTCAAGAGCTTCGAGGCCGGCCGCTCCGTCACCTATGAGCGGGTCAAGGACTGGTGGGCGGCGGACCTGCCGACCGAGAAGGGCCAGAACAATTTCGACGAGATCCGCTACGACTATTTCCTCGACCCGATGGTGATCCGCCAGGCCTTCAAGGCCGGCACGGTCGATTTCCAGCTGGAGAACATCGCCCGGGAATGGATGACCGGCTACGACATCCCGGCGGTCAAGGACGGGCGCATCGTCAAGCAGGAATTCCCGGACCACAGCTCCGGCCGGATGCAGGCCTACATGTTCAACCTGCGTCGCGACAAGTTCAAGGACGAGCGCGTGCGCCGCGCCTTCAACCTCGCCTTCGACTTCGAGGAGATGAACCGCACGCTGTTCTTCGGTCTCTACACCCGGATCGACTCTTATTTCGCCGGGCTCGACCTCGCCTCCAGCGGCCTGCCTGAGGGCAAGGAGCTGGAGATCCTCGAGGCGGTGAAGGACAAGGTGCCGCCTTCGGTGTTCACCACGCCCTACCAGAACCCGGTCAACGGCACGGAGGAGGCACGCCGCGCCAATCTGCGCGACGCTCTCCGGCTCCTGAAGGAAGCTGGTTGGGAGGTCAAGGACCGCAAGCTCACCAATGTCGCCACCGGCGAGGTGATGACGGCCGAATTCATGTTGGATGATGCCAGCTACGAAAGGCTGGCGCTCGCCTACAAACCGGCGCTGGAGCGTCTCGGCATTGTCGTGACCATCCGCACCATCGATTCCGCGCAGTATAAGGCGCGAGTCGACAACCGCGACTTCGACATCATCATGCTGAGCATTGCTCAATCGCAGTCGCCGGGCAATGAACAGCGGCAATATTGGGGCTCGGCGGCAGCGGACCGCGTAGGGTCTGACAATGTGATGGGCATCAAGGATCCGGGGGTGGACGCGCTGATCGACCGTGTTATCTTCTCCTCCTCCCGCGAGGATCTGGTCGCCGCCACCAAGGCACTCGACCGCGTGCTGCTCGCCCACAACTACGTGGTGCCGCAATACCGCTCGCCGACCTGGCGCACGCTGCGATGGGATCGCTTCTCCGGCCCGGCGGTTCTGCCGGACAGGCCGACGGACGGCGGGCTGCTCTCCGTGTGGTGGTACGACGCCGCCAAGGCCGCCAAGAGCGGGGCGGCGAAATGA
- a CDS encoding extracellular solute-binding protein — protein MSGPTRRDVLAFGVAGAAAALLPAGVRGQEVESHGLSTFGDLKYPRDFQALDYVNPHAPKGGTFSRQIEQLIGNQNFNSFDTLHIFCLRGDGAAGMDLCFASLMARANDEADALYGLAAESVIVSADRLIYRFRLRKNLTFHDGSPLTAEDCAWSFNTIKAKGHPYFAQPLHSFVVAVAEAPDMVRVTLAPGRGRSLPLLVATLPIFSKAWWAGRDFEQPSLDVPLSSGPYKVGRFQTGQSIDLERVKSWWGEALPIEVGTNNFDRLRWDYYRDRAVAFEAFKARNFLFREEFTSWIWANGYDFPAAKDNRVRRETLPDQTPSAAQGWFFNTRRPKFADPRVRQALGMAFDFEWTNKTIMFSSYARTVSFFQNSDMMASGKPSAEELALLEPYRDRLSPLVFGDAVLPPVSDGSGEDRTLLREAAGLLKQAGWSIDGGKLRNAKGEAFTIEFLDDDNSLERHTAPLIKNLSRLGIDANYRLVDTAQFQARADVFDFDMLVRRYSFGLTPGDDVVFTWSSRAAATNGSYNMAGIADPVVDALLQKIIAADSRDALDTVCRALDRVLRAGFYWIPQWSKPEHWLAYWDVFIHPETKPRYARGAPDIWWSKE, from the coding sequence ATGAGCGGCCCCACCCGCCGCGACGTCCTCGCCTTCGGTGTCGCCGGCGCCGCCGCTGCGCTGCTGCCGGCGGGCGTGCGCGGCCAGGAGGTGGAAAGCCATGGCCTCTCCACCTTCGGCGACCTGAAATATCCGCGCGACTTCCAGGCGCTCGACTATGTCAATCCGCATGCGCCGAAGGGCGGGACCTTCTCCCGCCAGATCGAGCAGCTGATCGGCAACCAGAATTTCAACTCCTTCGACACGCTGCACATCTTCTGCCTGAGAGGCGACGGCGCCGCGGGCATGGACCTGTGCTTTGCCTCGCTGATGGCGCGCGCCAATGACGAGGCGGACGCGCTCTATGGCCTGGCCGCCGAAAGCGTGATCGTCTCGGCCGACCGCCTGATCTATCGCTTCCGCCTGCGCAAGAACCTCACCTTCCACGACGGCTCGCCCCTGACCGCGGAGGACTGCGCCTGGTCCTTCAACACCATCAAGGCCAAGGGCCATCCCTATTTCGCCCAGCCGCTGCATTCCTTCGTCGTGGCCGTGGCCGAGGCGCCGGACATGGTGCGCGTCACGCTGGCGCCTGGGCGCGGCCGCAGCCTGCCGCTCCTCGTCGCCACGCTGCCGATCTTCTCCAAGGCCTGGTGGGCCGGCCGCGACTTCGAGCAACCCTCGCTCGACGTGCCGCTCTCCTCCGGCCCCTACAAGGTCGGCCGTTTCCAGACGGGCCAGTCGATCGATCTGGAGCGGGTCAAGAGCTGGTGGGGCGAGGCTCTGCCGATCGAGGTCGGCACCAACAATTTCGACCGGCTGCGCTGGGACTATTACCGCGATCGTGCCGTCGCCTTCGAAGCGTTCAAGGCCCGCAATTTCCTGTTCCGCGAGGAGTTCACCTCCTGGATCTGGGCCAACGGCTACGACTTCCCGGCGGCCAAGGACAATCGCGTGCGCCGCGAGACCCTGCCCGACCAGACCCCCTCGGCGGCGCAGGGCTGGTTCTTCAACACCAGGCGGCCCAAGTTCGCCGATCCCAGGGTGCGCCAGGCCCTCGGCATGGCCTTCGACTTCGAATGGACGAACAAGACCATCATGTTCTCGTCCTATGCGCGCACCGTCTCCTTCTTCCAGAACTCTGACATGATGGCCTCCGGCAAGCCGTCGGCGGAAGAGCTGGCGCTGCTGGAGCCTTACCGGGACAGGCTCTCGCCGCTGGTGTTCGGCGACGCGGTGCTGCCGCCGGTCTCCGACGGCTCCGGCGAGGACCGCACGCTGCTGCGCGAGGCGGCGGGCCTGCTCAAGCAGGCGGGCTGGAGCATCGACGGCGGCAAGCTCAGGAACGCCAAGGGCGAGGCCTTCACCATCGAGTTCCTCGACGACGACAATTCCCTGGAGCGTCACACCGCGCCGCTGATCAAGAACCTGTCGCGGCTCGGCATCGACGCCAATTACCGCCTGGTGGACACCGCCCAGTTCCAGGCCCGGGCCGACGTCTTCGATTTCGACATGCTGGTGCGCCGCTATTCCTTCGGCCTGACCCCGGGGGACGATGTCGTCTTCACCTGGTCGTCCAGGGCGGCCGCTACCAACGGCTCCTATAACATGGCCGGCATCGCCGATCCCGTGGTCGACGCGCTCCTGCAGAAGATCATCGCCGCCGACAGCCGCGACGCGCTCGACACCGTCTGCCGGGCGCTCGACCGGGTGCTGCGCGCCGGCTTCTACTGGATCCCGCAATGGTCCAAGCCGGAGCATTGGCTGGCCTATTGGGACGTCTTCATCCATCCCGAGACCAAGCCACGCTACGCCCGCGGCGCCCCGGACATCTGGTGGTCTAAGGAATAG
- the acpA gene encoding acid phosphatase, with product MAEDNPFARINHIVVIYTENRSFDNLFSEFPGADGLRPGMPVALQVDTDGSALRTLPPALLAKGKVDGRLPGELANAPFLMDDYLPQGEKTGDLVHKFYQEQEQIDGGKNDRFAAVSDAGGLTMGYYDGSDQKLWAMAKAYTLADHFHHAAFGGSFLNHFWLVCACTPVFPNAPASMVAAVDPATGWLARAPDSPRSAMDGPPKWVRDGAVSPDGYGINTLQPSSPPYSAESKPEERLPLQTLPTIGDRLSEKGISWAWYSGGWADAVSGKIKVYAAPEYFQSHHQPFNYFAAYAPGKPAREEHLKDLADFKAAISSGSLPAVSFYKPVGRDNLHPGYADLTTGEAHVAEIVAALEAGPNWKDTLLVITPDENGGTWDHVAPPKVDRWGPGTRVPTLILSPFARKGFVDHTVYDTTAILKTIEVRYGLAPLATRDAASPDLRNALVDESRHASAEPKPFLTLDGKPPLVVGHRGLPGLMPEETLPSYDMAAELGTDALEEDLHLTKDCVLVARHNPWLSDNTNVSEVAKTNPDVAARKRTVPGVKVKVAWPATPDSGPSDYLTDRTDPADPKSVLKSLIVDGEDHTNDWSITDFTLAELKAWFAGTTYDAASERPKEFNGKFPILSFQEIVDIAKAKSQATGRPIAVYPESKNPTWNDEQAIANGCGAPGSHPLEDAFIKIIEQNGLNSPDAPIFVQSFEPSSLKYMRTHGLKTKIVQLIDGYDVDFKTGHVIYNEIVDSRPYDWTVAGDPRWFDAMLTPAGLAEIKTYADGIGPWKPQIVPVEISPWTDKNADGTPFTGSTRQARTQPPTSVIADAHKAGLFVHVFTFRNEKKYLAGDYNGDPQQEYLKFFRLGVDGVFTDFTNTAVIARMAYLRELGR from the coding sequence ATGGCTGAGGACAATCCCTTTGCCCGGATCAACCATATCGTGGTGATCTATACGGAGAACCGCAGCTTCGACAATCTTTTCTCGGAGTTCCCCGGCGCCGACGGGCTGCGGCCGGGCATGCCGGTCGCCCTGCAGGTCGACACCGACGGCAGCGCGCTCAGGACCTTGCCGCCGGCTCTGCTGGCCAAGGGCAAGGTCGACGGGCGCCTTCCCGGCGAGCTCGCCAACGCGCCGTTCCTGATGGACGATTACCTGCCGCAGGGCGAGAAGACCGGCGACCTCGTCCACAAGTTCTACCAGGAGCAGGAACAGATCGACGGCGGCAAGAACGACCGCTTCGCGGCGGTGTCGGACGCCGGCGGCCTGACCATGGGCTATTACGACGGCAGCGACCAGAAGCTGTGGGCGATGGCCAAGGCCTATACGCTCGCCGACCATTTCCATCATGCCGCCTTCGGTGGCTCGTTCCTCAACCATTTCTGGCTGGTCTGCGCCTGCACCCCGGTCTTCCCCAATGCGCCGGCCTCGATGGTGGCCGCCGTCGATCCGGCCACGGGATGGCTGGCGCGGGCGCCCGATTCGCCCCGGAGCGCCATGGACGGTCCGCCCAAATGGGTGCGGGACGGCGCCGTCAGCCCCGACGGCTACGGCATCAACACGCTGCAGCCGAGCTCGCCACCCTATTCGGCCGAGTCCAAGCCCGAGGAGCGTCTCCCGCTGCAGACCCTGCCGACCATTGGTGACCGGCTGAGCGAGAAGGGCATCAGCTGGGCCTGGTATTCCGGCGGCTGGGCCGACGCCGTTTCCGGCAAGATCAAGGTCTATGCGGCGCCGGAATACTTCCAGTCCCATCATCAGCCGTTCAACTATTTCGCTGCCTATGCGCCGGGCAAGCCGGCGCGCGAGGAGCATCTCAAGGACCTTGCCGACTTCAAGGCGGCCATATCGAGCGGGTCGCTGCCGGCGGTCTCCTTCTACAAGCCGGTCGGCCGCGACAACCTCCATCCCGGCTATGCCGACCTGACCACCGGCGAGGCCCATGTCGCCGAGATCGTCGCGGCGCTGGAAGCCGGCCCGAACTGGAAGGACACGCTGCTCGTCATCACGCCGGACGAGAATGGCGGCACCTGGGACCATGTCGCCCCGCCGAAGGTCGACCGCTGGGGCCCGGGCACGCGCGTGCCGACCCTCATCCTCTCACCCTTCGCCAGGAAGGGCTTCGTCGATCACACCGTCTACGACACCACGGCGATCCTCAAGACGATCGAGGTGCGCTACGGCCTCGCCCCGCTCGCCACACGCGATGCGGCTTCGCCGGACCTGCGCAACGCCCTCGTCGACGAGAGCCGGCATGCGAGCGCCGAGCCCAAGCCGTTCCTGACGCTCGACGGCAAGCCGCCGCTGGTCGTCGGGCACCGCGGCCTGCCCGGCCTGATGCCCGAGGAGACGCTGCCCTCCTACGACATGGCGGCCGAGCTCGGCACGGACGCCCTGGAGGAGGACCTCCATCTCACCAAGGACTGCGTGCTGGTGGCGCGCCACAATCCCTGGCTCAGCGACAACACCAACGTCTCCGAGGTCGCCAAGACCAACCCGGACGTCGCCGCGCGCAAGCGCACGGTGCCGGGCGTCAAGGTCAAGGTCGCCTGGCCGGCGACGCCCGACAGCGGCCCGTCGGACTATCTGACCGACCGGACCGATCCAGCCGATCCGAAGTCCGTGCTCAAGTCGCTGATCGTCGACGGCGAGGACCACACCAACGACTGGTCGATCACCGACTTCACCCTGGCCGAGCTGAAGGCCTGGTTCGCCGGGACCACCTATGACGCGGCCAGCGAGCGGCCCAAGGAGTTCAACGGCAAGTTCCCGATCCTCAGCTTCCAGGAGATCGTCGACATCGCCAAGGCCAAGAGTCAGGCGACGGGGCGGCCGATCGCCGTCTATCCCGAGTCCAAGAACCCCACCTGGAACGATGAGCAGGCGATCGCCAACGGCTGCGGCGCGCCCGGCAGCCACCCCCTCGAGGATGCCTTCATCAAGATCATCGAGCAGAACGGCCTCAACAGCCCCGATGCGCCGATCTTCGTGCAGAGCTTCGAGCCGAGCAGCCTGAAATACATGCGGACGCACGGCCTGAAGACCAAGATCGTGCAGCTGATCGACGGCTACGACGTCGACTTCAAGACCGGCCATGTCATCTACAACGAAATCGTCGACAGCCGCCCCTATGACTGGACGGTCGCCGGCGATCCCCGCTGGTTCGACGCGATGCTGACCCCGGCCGGCCTTGCCGAGATCAAGACCTATGCCGACGGCATCGGGCCGTGGAAGCCGCAGATCGTGCCGGTCGAGATCTCGCCCTGGACCGACAAGAACGCCGACGGCACCCCGTTCACGGGATCGACGCGCCAGGCCAGGACCCAGCCGCCGACCAGCGTCATCGCCGACGCGCACAAGGCCGGCCTCTTCGTCCACGTCTTCACGTTCCGCAACGAGAAGAAATACCTGGCCGGCGACTACAATGGCGATCCGCAGCAGGAGTACCTGAAGTTCTTCCGGCTCGGCGTCGACGGCGTGTTCACCGACTTCACCAACACTGCGGTGATCGCTCGTATGGCTTATCTGCGCGAACTGGGCCGCTGA
- the rplS gene encoding 50S ribosomal protein L19, with product MNLIQTIEQEEVARLSAGKDIPEFQPGDTVIVNVKVKEGERTRVQAYEGVCIARDGGGLQESFTVRKISYGEGVERVFPLYSPMIDSIKVVRRGKVRRAKLYYLRDRRGKSARIAERTDTKKGA from the coding sequence ATGAACCTCATTCAGACGATCGAGCAGGAAGAGGTCGCACGCCTCTCCGCCGGCAAGGACATTCCGGAATTCCAGCCCGGCGACACGGTGATCGTGAACGTCAAGGTGAAGGAAGGCGAGCGCACCCGCGTGCAGGCCTATGAGGGCGTCTGCATCGCCCGCGACGGCGGCGGCCTGCAGGAGAGCTTCACCGTCCGCAAGATCTCCTACGGCGAGGGCGTCGAGCGCGTGTTTCCGCTCTATTCGCCGATGATCGATTCCATCAAGGTGGTGCGCCGCGGCAAGGTGCGCCGCGCCAAGCTCTATTACCTGCGCGACCGCCGCGGCAAGTCGGCCCGCATCGCCGAGCGCACCGACACCAAGAAGGGCGCCTGA
- a CDS encoding type II toxin-antitoxin system RelE/ParE family toxin yields the protein MKLRFTPRAIENINELADYLNERSSSAARNVRAAIYERLQTLLMFPRAGRRQNAEDVRKVVTRRYRYLIYYMHDEPGEEIIILNIKHPAEDREHEDP from the coding sequence ATGAAGCTGCGCTTCACGCCGCGGGCGATCGAGAACATCAATGAGCTTGCGGACTATCTGAATGAACGCAGCTCTTCAGCCGCGAGAAACGTCCGCGCCGCCATTTACGAGCGCCTGCAAACCCTATTGATGTTTCCACGCGCCGGGCGCCGGCAAAACGCCGAGGACGTCAGAAAGGTGGTGACGCGGCGCTATCGCTACCTGATCTACTACATGCACGACGAGCCGGGCGAGGAAATCATCATCCTCAATATCAAGCACCCCGCCGAGGATCGAGAGCATGAGGACCCTTAA
- the trmD gene encoding tRNA (guanosine(37)-N1)-methyltransferase TrmD: MSWRATILTLYPEMFPGPLGISLAGDALARAQWSLEARTIRDHGLGRHRAVDDTPAGGGPGMVIRADVLAAAIDAADTDERPRLLMSPRGAPLTQARVRALAAGSGAVIVCGRFEGVDERVIEARGLEEVSIGDYVLSGGELAAMALIDACVRLLPGVMGADASGEEESFENGLLEYPHYTRPPLFEGREIPEILRSGHHARIAAWRREQAERITRERRPDLWARRRGGAE; this comes from the coding sequence ATGAGCTGGCGCGCCACGATCCTGACGCTCTATCCCGAGATGTTCCCGGGGCCGCTCGGCATCTCGCTCGCCGGCGATGCGCTGGCGCGCGCCCAATGGTCGCTCGAGGCCCGCACCATCCGTGACCACGGCCTGGGCCGCCACCGCGCCGTCGACGACACGCCGGCGGGCGGCGGGCCGGGCATGGTGATCCGGGCCGACGTGCTGGCGGCGGCGATCGACGCCGCCGACACGGACGAGCGGCCGCGCCTCCTGATGTCGCCGCGCGGCGCGCCGCTGACCCAGGCCCGCGTCCGCGCCCTGGCAGCGGGCTCGGGCGCCGTCATCGTCTGCGGCCGCTTCGAAGGCGTCGACGAGCGGGTGATCGAGGCGCGGGGGCTGGAGGAGGTCTCGATCGGCGACTACGTCCTCTCCGGCGGCGAGCTCGCGGCGATGGCGCTGATCGACGCCTGCGTGCGGCTGCTGCCCGGCGTGATGGGCGCGGACGCCTCGGGCGAGGAGGAGAGCTTCGAGAACGGCCTGCTCGAATATCCGCACTATACGCGCCCGCCCCTGTTCGAGGGCCGCGAGATCCCCGAGATCCTGCGCTCGGGCCATCATGCCAGGATCGCCGCCTGGCGGCGCGAGCAGGCCGAACGGATCACGCGGGAGAGGCGGCCGGACCTGTGGGCTCGGCGTCGGGGCGGGGCGGAGTAG
- the rimM gene encoding ribosome maturation factor RimM (Essential for efficient processing of 16S rRNA) translates to MPGTPETGEPAAAAPRPDLVLLGVFGAAHGVRGEVRLKSHTGDPAAIAGYGPLRTEAGRVFELVSVRPLKDDMLVARVKGISDRTAAEALTNLRLHVERAVLGEADAEEDEFFHADLIGLTAETADGNAFGTVLALFDFGAGDLLEIKPSDGGRSLFLPFTKAAVPVVDVRGGRLVVVPPAEIEGEPPPAAGQVDIEPAAPRRRGLGPPAR, encoded by the coding sequence ATGCCGGGCACGCCCGAAACGGGCGAGCCCGCTGCCGCGGCACCGCGGCCAGACCTGGTGCTGCTCGGCGTGTTCGGCGCGGCGCATGGCGTGCGGGGCGAGGTGCGGCTGAAGTCCCATACGGGCGATCCCGCCGCCATCGCCGGCTATGGCCCGCTGCGGACCGAGGCCGGACGGGTGTTCGAGCTCGTCTCGGTGCGCCCGCTCAAGGACGACATGCTGGTCGCCCGGGTGAAGGGCATCTCGGACCGCACCGCGGCCGAGGCGCTGACCAACCTGCGCCTGCATGTCGAGCGCGCCGTTCTCGGCGAGGCCGACGCGGAGGAGGACGAGTTCTTCCACGCCGACCTGATCGGCCTCACGGCCGAGACCGCCGACGGCAACGCCTTCGGCACCGTCCTGGCCCTGTTCGACTTCGGGGCCGGCGATCTCCTGGAGATCAAGCCGTCCGACGGCGGACGCAGCCTGTTCCTGCCCTTCACCAAGGCCGCCGTGCCGGTAGTGGACGTGCGGGGCGGGCGCCTCGTCGTCGTGCCGCCGGCGGAGATCGAAGGCGAGCCGCCGCCGGCCGCGGGACAGGTCGATATCGAGCCTGCGGCGCCGCGGCGCCGCGGCCTCGGGCCGCCGGCCCGATGA
- the rpsP gene encoding 30S ribosomal protein S16 — protein MSLKIRLARRGAKKRPFYAVVVADSRSPRDGRFIEKIGTYDPMLAKDGDKPRWTVDLDAAKAWLGKGATPTDRVLRYFDGEGLLKREARNNPEKAVPGKKAQERAAEKAKKAAAAEAAE, from the coding sequence ATGTCCCTGAAGATCCGCCTCGCCCGCCGCGGCGCCAAGAAGCGCCCGTTCTATGCGGTCGTGGTCGCCGACTCGCGCTCGCCGCGCGACGGCCGCTTCATCGAGAAGATCGGCACCTACGACCCGATGCTGGCCAAGGACGGCGACAAGCCGCGGTGGACGGTCGACCTCGACGCCGCCAAGGCCTGGCTCGGCAAGGGCGCGACCCCGACCGACCGCGTGCTGCGCTATTTCGACGGCGAAGGCCTCCTGAAGCGCGAAGCCCGCAACAACCCGGAGAAGGCCGTTCCCGGCAAGAAGGCGCAGGAGCGCGCCGCCGAGAAGGCCAAGAAGGCCGCCGCCGCCGAAGCGGCGGAGTAA